The proteins below are encoded in one region of Sporosarcina sp. FSL K6-1508:
- a CDS encoding helix-turn-helix transcriptional regulator, with product MLANNIKKLRKIKRIKQTDMAKQIGIGRTALSKIENGAYFPSANTMKKISDFLNEPLGDIFFNTNVLENNTEDD from the coding sequence TTGCTAGCAAATAATATTAAAAAACTTCGTAAAATCAAGCGTATTAAGCAAACGGATATGGCTAAACAGATTGGAATTGGACGCACGGCTTTATCGAAAATCGAAAATGGTGCTTACTTCCCGAGTGCCAACACAATGAAGAAAATATCGGACTTTTTAAATGAACCATTAGGGGATATTTTTTTTAATACGAATGTGTTGGAAAACAACACAGAAGATGACTGA
- a CDS encoding glycosyl hydrolase family 18 protein yields MAKKKVLTYRSLLVIGIAVSLAGIWGCVNKEKEYNGNELELSTWITDWQWGSGLDDFKQLTQGLTSIQVFATYFSSTDQLFYSTDNLEAIPEIMEVSAENSVMNVDLTIVNDRFEENGTVTQKDALLLTRLMATPESRLAHIADIIETVSKFDFQGVEIDYENINSEDWESVCAFYEELYLSLEKMGKTLRIILEPRTPIEQLRLPEGPTYVMMAYNIYGMHSGPGPKANATFIKEVTQKMDNLPGESIIAFATGGFDWADTGEVGAVTEKEAVTRSKKSSNSPIRDEASGSVYFEYLDENNQRHIVWYADDITLAKWIEIANQSGYFKIALWRMGGFEKETIEYINQLKRN; encoded by the coding sequence GTGGCGAAGAAAAAAGTGCTAACTTATCGCAGTTTACTCGTTATAGGTATCGCTGTTTCACTCGCTGGTATCTGGGGTTGTGTGAACAAGGAAAAGGAATATAATGGAAATGAATTGGAATTGTCAACGTGGATTACGGATTGGCAGTGGGGGTCTGGTCTTGATGACTTTAAGCAGCTGACGCAAGGACTAACTAGTATACAAGTTTTTGCAACTTACTTTTCTAGTACGGATCAACTGTTTTACAGTACTGACAACTTGGAAGCAATTCCAGAGATTATGGAAGTCTCTGCGGAAAATAGCGTTATGAATGTCGATTTGACAATTGTAAACGACCGATTTGAAGAGAATGGGACAGTGACTCAAAAAGATGCCCTACTACTCACGAGATTGATGGCAACGCCCGAAAGTCGTCTTGCACATATCGCTGATATTATCGAGACGGTTTCCAAGTTCGATTTCCAGGGTGTAGAAATTGACTACGAGAATATCAATTCTGAAGACTGGGAATCTGTCTGTGCTTTTTATGAGGAGCTATATCTGTCGCTAGAAAAGATGGGGAAAACACTTCGAATCATCTTAGAACCTAGAACGCCAATTGAACAATTGCGTTTACCTGAAGGGCCTACTTATGTAATGATGGCCTATAATATTTACGGGATGCATTCAGGACCCGGTCCAAAAGCAAATGCTACATTTATTAAAGAGGTTACACAGAAAATGGATAATTTGCCTGGTGAATCAATCATTGCCTTCGCAACGGGAGGGTTTGATTGGGCTGACACGGGTGAAGTTGGTGCTGTAACGGAGAAAGAAGCAGTAACGCGTTCTAAGAAGAGTTCGAATTCACCAATCCGTGATGAGGCAAGCGGCAGTGTCTATTTCGAGTACTTAGATGAAAATAATCAAAGGCATATCGTTTGGTATGCAGATGACATTACGTTAGCTAAGTGGATTGAAATTGCGAATCAGTCTGGTTATTTTAAAATCGCACTATGGAGGATGGGCGGATTTGAGAAAGAAACAATAGAGTATATAAATCAATTGAAAAGAAATTAA
- a CDS encoding polysaccharide deacetylase family protein, protein MFRKKDNLVLNHKKKDRWKIGKVCIQFSIILIVGVLVMGNFVDIKKYDEPDRAHWNNTNGFIALSYFGVDRQGTSKLIAKKELDKQLKALVDQGYETISQQDILNFYERGKPLPKKALFLSFEDGRNDSSIFTHPLLKKYNYKATFLSYANKMGISDHKFLQPKDLLQMKKGGYWEMGSNGNRLTYINIFDRDGNYIGVRDENELSSKEEIEFYNHYSMDFIRDHNMIPLENKEEMETRIKEDYQLMKDIYEEQLGFVPDVYMIMHANALYGAANELVSDVNDQEIQQTFAMHFNLEGNAYNEQGAGLYNLTRIQPATYWSTNHLLMKIQKDTKEKMEFIIGDENRASHWQQLSGASEFNDNRIVLTSEPAKEGKLYLSNSEHYQDVKIVSSLSGNVVGKQAIYLRYDQVRNSYLRIALENNKILVEEKRPGQANHLLGTYKLDAIVRRTEDLAFDQATVYTKAQITAVDRPSKDNYPIASKATRQVEISVQDDKLNVWLDNELLVADQNVSDEIAMGGIALESAYHQQNMKDDIYDGVFDNVIVTSVENQRNEEVVLFSNSADGFQKVFGMIKASINLTGNWVIDKF, encoded by the coding sequence ATGTTCAGGAAAAAAGATAATCTAGTCCTTAATCATAAGAAGAAGGATCGTTGGAAAATAGGGAAAGTATGTATTCAATTTTCGATTATTCTCATTGTCGGTGTATTGGTTATGGGCAATTTTGTGGACATAAAAAAATACGATGAGCCGGATAGGGCACATTGGAACAATACGAATGGTTTTATTGCATTGTCATATTTTGGTGTTGATCGTCAAGGTACTTCCAAACTGATTGCTAAAAAGGAATTGGATAAGCAGCTGAAAGCATTAGTTGACCAAGGGTATGAAACCATTTCACAACAAGATATTCTTAATTTTTATGAACGTGGGAAGCCTTTACCGAAAAAAGCCCTATTCCTATCCTTTGAAGATGGACGTAATGATTCCAGCATATTTACACATCCGCTTCTTAAAAAATATAATTACAAAGCAACTTTCCTATCCTATGCCAATAAGATGGGCATCAGTGATCATAAGTTTCTGCAGCCTAAAGATTTGTTACAGATGAAAAAAGGCGGTTACTGGGAAATGGGCAGCAATGGAAATCGCCTCACTTATATTAATATTTTTGATAGAGATGGAAATTACATTGGCGTAAGGGATGAAAATGAATTGTCGAGTAAAGAAGAAATTGAATTTTATAATCATTATTCGATGGACTTCATAAGGGATCATAATATGATTCCGCTGGAAAATAAAGAAGAAATGGAAACGCGTATAAAAGAAGATTATCAATTAATGAAAGATATTTATGAGGAACAACTTGGATTTGTCCCAGATGTGTATATGATCATGCATGCGAATGCTCTCTACGGGGCGGCAAATGAGTTGGTTTCAGACGTCAACGATCAGGAAATCCAGCAAACATTTGCGATGCATTTTAATTTAGAGGGAAATGCTTATAACGAGCAAGGCGCTGGCTTGTATAACTTGACGAGAATTCAGCCGGCCACCTATTGGTCCACCAACCATTTATTGATGAAAATACAAAAAGATACGAAAGAAAAGATGGAATTTATAATTGGTGATGAAAATCGTGCGTCTCATTGGCAGCAACTGAGCGGAGCATCGGAGTTTAATGACAATCGAATCGTCCTGACTTCCGAACCTGCAAAAGAAGGGAAGTTGTATTTATCAAATAGCGAGCATTATCAAGATGTAAAAATAGTATCCTCGCTATCCGGAAATGTGGTGGGGAAGCAAGCTATCTATCTCCGATATGACCAAGTGCGGAACTCTTATTTGCGCATTGCACTTGAGAACAATAAGATTCTTGTTGAAGAAAAGCGACCTGGACAGGCGAATCATTTACTTGGCACATACAAATTAGATGCAATTGTAAGGAGAACGGAAGATTTGGCGTTTGACCAAGCGACAGTCTATACAAAAGCGCAAATAACAGCAGTAGATCGCCCCTCTAAAGACAACTATCCAATTGCCAGTAAAGCAACGAGGCAGGTCGAAATCTCTGTTCAAGACGATAAACTTAATGTCTGGCTTGATAACGAATTATTGGTTGCAGATCAGAATGTCAGTGATGAGATAGCAATGGGCGGTATAGCACTTGAGTCGGCTTACCATCAACAAAATATGAAAGATGACATCTACGATGGGGTATTCGATAACGTAATTGTCACATCCGTTGAGAATCAACGCAATGAAGAAGTGGTCTTGTTTAGCAACTCAGCGGATGGTTTTCAAAAGGTATTTGGCATGATAAAAGCCTCTATCAATTTAACTGGAAATTGGGTGATTGATAAGTTTTGA